One window of the Triticum dicoccoides isolate Atlit2015 ecotype Zavitan chromosome 3B, WEW_v2.0, whole genome shotgun sequence genome contains the following:
- the LOC119281023 gene encoding probable carboxylesterase 15, whose protein sequence is MPGDTEPRVVEDFLGVVQLLSDGSVVRGDEAVLRSNEPLPDVPGVQWKDVLYHAAHGLSVRVYRPASSVAGGSKLPVLVYFHGGGYCLGSFAEPNFHSFCLRAAAEISAVVLSVQYRLAPEHRLPAAIDDGASFLSWLRGQAELGAGADPWLAESADFARTFLSGHSAGANLAHHVTVQVASGEIATTPVRIVGYILLSAFFAGADRTATEADPPAGVSLTTAMADQLWRMSLPVGASMDHPLANPFGPESPSLAPVELPPALVVAPLSDVLRDRVLGYGARLKDMGKAVEVVQFEGEQHGFSVRQPFGEAADELLRVIKRFAYSGN, encoded by the coding sequence ATGCCCGGCGACACGGAACCGCGCGTCGTGGAGGACTTCCTCGGCGTCGTCCAGCTCCTCAGCGACGGCTCCGTCGTCCGCGGCGACGAAGCCGTCCTCCGTTCAAACGAGCCGTTACCGGACGTCCCCGGCGTGCAGTGGAAGGACGTCCTGTACCACGCGGCGCACGGCCTTAGTGTCCGcgtgtacaggccggcgtcgtcggTGGCCGGCGGCAGCAAGCTCCCGGTGCTGGTGTACTTCCACGGCGGCGGCTACTGCCTCGGCTCGTTCGCGGAGCCCAACTTCCACTCGTTCTGCCTCCGCGCCGCAGCCGAGATCTCGGCCGTCGTGCTGTCCGTGCAGTACCGCCTCGCCCCCGAGCACCGCCTCCCCGCGGCCATCGACGACGGCGCGTCTTTCCTGTCCTGGCTGCGCGGCCAGGCCGAGCTTGGCGCCGGCGCCGACCCGTGGCTCGCGGAGTCGGCCGACTTCGCCCGGACGTTCCTCTCCGGCCACTCGGCGGGTGCCAACCTGGCCCACCACGTCACGGTCCAGGTCGCGTCGGGGGAAATCGCCACCACCCCGGTGCGCATCGTCGGGTACATCCTGCTCTCCGCGTTCTTCGCCGGGGCCGATCGCACGGCAACGGAGGCCGACCCGCCGGCGGGCGTGTCCCTGACGACCGCCATGGCCGACCAGCTCTGGCGCATGTCGCTGCCGGTGGGGGCGAGCATGGACCACCCGCTGGCCAACCCGTTCGGGCCGGAGAGCCCGAGCCTCGCGCCGGTGGAGCTTCCGCCGGCGCTCGTCGTGGCGCCTTTGAGCGACGTGCTCCGCGACCGCGTGCTGGGGTACGGGGCGAGGCTGAAGGACATGGGGAAGGCCGTCGAGGTTGTCCAGTTCGAGGGAGAGCAGCATGGCTTCTCCGTCCGCCAGCCGTTCGGCGAGGCGGCCGACGAGTTGCTGCGGGTGATCAAGCGGTTCGCCTACAGCGGCAACTGA
- the LOC119281024 gene encoding probable carboxylesterase 15 has translation MAGDTAPHVVEDLLGIVQLLSDGSVVRGDESVLGPKEPLPDVPGVEWKDVVYHAAHGLRVRVYRPASASSLAGSVKLPVLVYFHGGGYCLGSFSLPTFHAFCLRAAAELPAVVLSVQYRLAPEHRLPAAIDDGAQFLSWLRGQAELGTGGDPWLAASADFARTFISGVSAGANLAHHLTVQVATARLPVSPVRVVGYVLLSAFFGGAERTASEADQQTGVTLPVEIYEPLWHMSLPVGATRDHPVANPFGPESPSLAPVELPPALVVAPLGDVLRDRVLGYAARLKDMGKDVELVEFEGQQHGFSVLQPFAEAADELMRVLGRFVYQRDTPAER, from the coding sequence ATGGCCGGCGACACGGCACCGCACGTCGTGGAGGATCTCCTCGGCATCGTCCAGCTCCTCAGCGACGGCTCCGTCGTCCGCGGCGACGAGTCCGTCCTCGGGCCAAAGGAGCCGCTCCCGGACGTCCCCGGCGTGGAATGGAAGGACGTGGTGTACCACGCGGCGCACGGCCTTCGTGTCCGCGTCTACAGGCCGGCGTCGGCGTCGTCACTGGCCGGCAGCGTCAAGCTCCCGGTGCTGGTGTACTTCCACGGCGGCGGCTACTGCCTCGGCTCCTTCTCGCTGCCGACCTTCCACGCGTtctgcctccgcgccgccgccgagctcccgGCCGTCGTGCTGTCCGTGCAGTACCGCCTCGCCCCCGAGCACCGCCTCCCGGCGGCCATCGACGACGGCGCGCAATTCCTCTCCTGGCTGCGCGGCCAGGCCGAGCTCGGCACCGGCGGCGACCCGTGGCTCGCGGCGTCGGCGGACTTCGCCCGGACCTTCATCTCCGGCGTGTCGGCGGGCGCCAACCTAGCCCACCACCTCACCGTCCAGGTCGCCACGGCGCGGCTCCCAGTCAGCCCCGTGCGCGTCGTCGGGTACGTACTCCTCTCCGCCTTCTTCGGCGGCGCCGAGCGCACGGCGTCGGAGGCCGACCAGCAGACGGGCGTGACCCTGCCTGTGGAGATATACGAGCCGCTCTGGCACATGTCGCTTCCGGTCGGAGCGACCAGGGACCACCCGGTGGCCAACCCGTTCGGGCCGGAGAGCCCCAGCCTCGCGCCGGTGGAGCTCCCGCCAGCTCTCGTCGTGGCGCCGTTGGGCGACGTGCTCCGTGACCGCGTGCTGGGGTACGCGGCGAGGCTCAAGGACATGGGGAAAGACGTGGAGCTTGTCGAGTTCGAGGGACAGCAGCATGGCTTCTCTGTCCTTCAGCCGTTCGCCGAGGCGGCCGACGAGCTGATGCGAGTCCTCGGACGGTTCGTGTACCAACGTGACACGCCCGCTGAGCGCTGA